The proteins below come from a single Vidua chalybeata isolate OUT-0048 chromosome 1, bVidCha1 merged haplotype, whole genome shotgun sequence genomic window:
- the STK17A gene encoding serine/threonine-protein kinase 17A, which translates to MSPDEKPQSGRSRGDRPPPPQPAAGRSRRRGGLLAEIRTPIRTEPFQERYSLSPGRELGRGKFAVVKKCIQKDTEREFAAKFMRKRRKGQDCRMEIIHEIAVLELAQCNLWVINLHEVYETATEMILVLEYAAGGEIFDRCVAEREEAFKEKDVKRLMKQILEGVSFLHRNNVVHLDLKPQNILLTSKSPLGDIKIVDFGLSRIMKSSEELREIMGTPEYVAPEILSYDPISTATDMWSIGVLAYVMLTGISPFLGDDKQETFLNISQMNVSYSGEDFDLVSESAVDFIKTLLVKKPEDRATAEECLQHPWLEQSDNPSCRAWNRSTEGETSDAIQKDADSASEQSVDAEKTGEEESIVTEELIVVASYTLGQCRQSEEEKVTEQKAISKRFKFEEPLLQEIPGEFIY; encoded by the exons ATGAGCCCCGACGAGAAGCCGCAGTCCGGTCGCTCCCGCGGTGACCGGCCGCCGCCACCTCAGCCCGCGGCCGGGCGAtcccggcggcggggcgggctcCTGGCGGAGATCCGTACGCCCATCCGCACGGAGCCCTTCCAGGAGCGGTACAGCCTCAGCCCCGGCCGGGAGCTCGGCAG GGGAAAATTTGCAGTGGTGAAGAAGTGTATCCAGAAGGACACTGAAAGAGAGTTTGCAGCAAAATTcatgagaaaaagaagaaagggcCAAGACTGTCGGATGGAAATAATCCACGAAATTGCAGTCCTTGAGCTGGCACAATGCAACCTTTGGGTCATTAACTTGCATGAAGTTTATGAAACTGCAACAGAGATGATTTTAGTCCTGGAATA tgctgctggaggtgaaATCTTTGACCGGTGTGTAGCTGAAAGAGAGGAGGCcttcaaagaaaaagatgttAAGCGACTTATGAAGCAGATACTAGAAGGAGTTTCATTCTTGCACAGAAACAATGTTGTTCATCTTGACTTAAAG CCCCAAAATATTCTGCTAACCAGTAAGTCTCCTCTGGGAGACATTAAGATAGTAGATTTTGGTCTTTCCAGAATAATGAAGAGCAGTGAGGAACTAAGAGAAATCATGGGAACTCCAGAATATGTAG CTCCTGAAATTCTGAGTTATGACCCAATCAGTACAGCAACTGATATGTG GAGCATTGGAGTACTGGCATATGTTATGCTAACAGGGATATCACCTTTCTTGGGGGACGATAAACAAGAAACATTCTTAAATATATCTCAAATGAATGTAAGTTACTCTGGAGAGGACTTTGACCTTGTATCAGAGTCTGCTGTGGATTTCATCAAAACTCTGCTGGTCAAGAAACCTGA ggACCGGGCAACTGCTGAAGAATGTCTTCAACATCCATGGTTGGAACAAAGTGATAATCCTTCTTGCAGGGCCTGGAATAGGAGTACAGAAGGGGAGACCAGTGATGCCATCCAGAAAGATGCAGATTCTGCCTCTGAACAATCAGTAGACGCTGAGAAGACTGGAGAGGAAGAATCAATAGTGACAGAAGAACTAATTGTAGTGGCTTCATACACACTGGGACAATGTAGGCagtcagaagaagaaaaagtaactgAGCAGAAAGCCATTTCTAAACGATTTAAATTTGAGGAACCATTACTGCAGGAAATACCAGGAGAATTCATTTACTGA